One Streptomyces sp. R28 DNA window includes the following coding sequences:
- a CDS encoding alpha/beta fold hydrolase, whose protein sequence is MRKEVYSGDGRRLAVEISGDPGGSPVFLLHGTPGSRLGPAPRPMLLYHQQVLLITYDRPGYGPSDPLPGRTVAHVAADVAAIADALGFERFAVVGRSGGGPHALACAALLADRVTRVAVLVSLAPRDADGLDWFAGMAASNVSEYSKALASPDRLAASLRKRSVAIRSDPVRLLSQLRRDLTESDLRVVADAGVRAMLLRNYREALRVSADGWVDDALSFCSPWGFNPADISVPVLLWHGEQDVFSPPSHTRWLAARIPSVTAILQPAAAHFGSLRVLPDIVTWLLGGRQPVATAGHD, encoded by the coding sequence TCTGCTGCACGGCACACCCGGCAGCAGACTCGGTCCGGCGCCCCGGCCCATGCTGCTCTACCACCAGCAGGTCCTGCTCATCACCTACGACCGTCCCGGCTACGGTCCCTCGGACCCGCTGCCCGGGCGGACGGTCGCGCACGTCGCGGCCGATGTCGCCGCCATCGCCGACGCCCTGGGCTTCGAGCGTTTCGCCGTCGTCGGCCGCTCCGGGGGCGGGCCGCACGCGCTGGCCTGCGCGGCGCTGCTGGCGGACCGGGTGACCCGCGTCGCGGTGCTGGTGAGTCTGGCTCCGCGCGACGCCGACGGCCTCGACTGGTTCGCCGGGATGGCCGCCTCCAACGTCAGCGAGTACTCCAAGGCCCTGGCCAGCCCGGACCGGCTCGCGGCCAGCCTGCGCAAACGTTCCGTCGCCATCCGCTCGGACCCGGTGCGGTTGCTCTCCCAGCTGCGCCGGGACCTCACCGAGTCCGATCTGCGGGTGGTCGCCGACGCCGGTGTCCGGGCGATGCTGCTGCGCAACTACCGCGAGGCGCTGCGGGTGTCGGCGGACGGCTGGGTGGACGACGCGCTGTCGTTCTGCAGTCCCTGGGGGTTCAACCCGGCCGACATCTCCGTGCCGGTGCTGCTGTGGCACGGGGAGCAGGACGTCTTCTCCCCGCCCAGCCACACCCGCTGGCTGGCCGCGCGCATCCCCAGCGTGACCGCCATCCTCCAGCCGGCCGCGGCGCACTTCGGGTCGCTGCGCGTACTGCCGGACATCGTGACCTGGCTGCTGGGCGGCCGCCAGCCCGTGGCGACCGCCGGCCACGACTGA